The sequence CCGGGAGATGAATGTGCCGGACGGCAGCATCGCGCCCGAACTGCGGCACTACGCCGCGCTCGACCAGCGCCTGCTGGCGGCGGTGCGCGGCATCCGCATCCTGCCCACGGTGGCGTGGCCGGCGTCGCTGGAAAGCCGCATGATCGAGGCCTACGACAAGGGCCGCTTCGCCTTGCCGGAGGTGAGCTACACGCGGCCGGACCTGTCCGCGGCGCGCGCCGAGCTGGCGGCGATCGAGGCGGCCGTGGGCGAGGGTGCGCAGGTCGACCCGCTGGGCGACTATCTGCGCCGCACCGCCGAATCCTGGCGTATCGCCGCCGAGATGCTGGAGTCGGTCGGCAGCGCCGGCGTCACCGCGCCGTCGATCGCGCTGTATGGACGGCCGGACGACACCATCCCCGGCAGCCAGCGCAGCAACCTCGACGCGGCGCGCTACTTCGTCGAACTGTCCGACGAACTGGGCGCGGACCTGCTGGCCGACGACAGCTGCGTGGACGTGCCGGCCGACGTGCTGCGCGGCGACCTGGCCGCCACCCTGGACGACTTCTTCGGCGCCGGTACCATCAATGTCGAGGTCGATCCCGAGCTGACCGCGAAGGCGGCCGCCGGCGCCACCCGCATCCGCCTGCGCGGCGGCGCCAGCTTCAGCGAATACGACCGTCACCAGCTGCTGGCGCACGAGGCGTTCGTGCATTCGCTGACCGCACTGAACGGCCGCCGGCAGCCGCTGCTGGCCTCGCTGGCGCGCACTTCTCCGCGGGTCACCGCCACCCAGGAAGGTCTGGCGGTGTTCGCCGAGCTGATGTCCGGCGCGATCGACATCACCCGGCTCAAGCGCATCAGCCTGCGCATCCTGGCGATCGACATGGCGCTGGGCGGCGCCGACTTCGTCGAGGTGTTCAAGTACTTCAGCGCCTGCGGCCAGAGCACGGCGGACAGTTTCCACTCGGCCCAGCGCGTGTTCCGCGGCGTGCCGCTGGGTGGCGGTGCGGCATTCGCCAAGGACAATGTGTACCTCTCCGGCCTGCTCACCGTGCACACGTTTTTCCGCTGGGCGCTGAAGAAACGCCGGATGGACCTGCTGCGCCACCTGTTCGCCGGCAAGCTGACCCTGCATGACGTGATCGCGCTGCAGCCACACTTCGCCTCCGGCGCGATCCTGCCGCCGCACTGGCTGCCGCCGTGGATGCAGCATGTGCACGGACTGGCCGGCAAGCTGGCGTTCTCGGTCTTCATCAACGGCATCCACATGAACCGGGTGCAGGGCGACGAACTGCTGGCGAGTGTCTAGGGCCGCCGTTCCGGGCCGGCGCAGGCCGCCCCGGTGCTAACATCACAGGATGTCGTCCGCTGCGGCCGACGACTTCCCTTCATCGACCAAATGCACCTCATGAGCCTCCCCGAAGAACTGCGCCTTGCTGCCCTCGAGTACCACCGCCTGCCGCGCCCCGGCAAGATCAAGGTCACCCCGACCACCTCGCTGCTGACCCAACGCGACCTGTCGCTGGCCTATTCGCCCGGCGTCGCCGCGGCCTGCGACGCGATCGTCGAGGATCCGACCACGGCGGCCGAATACACCGCGCGTTCCAACCTGGTCGCGGTGATCACCAACGGCACCGCGGTGCTGGGCCTGGGCAACATCGGGCCGCTGGCGGCCAAGCCGGTGATGGAAGGCAAGGGCGTGCTGTTCCAGAAGTTCGCCGGCATCGACGTGTTCGACATCGAGATCGCCGAGAACGACCCGGACAAGCTGGTCGACATCATCGCCAGCCTGGAGCCGACCTTCGGCGGCATCAACCTGGAGGACATCAAGGCACCGGAATGCTTCATCGTCGAGCGCAAGCTGCGCGAGCGGATGAAGATCCCGGTATTCCACGACGACCAGCACGGCACCTCGATCATCGTCGGTGCGGCGCTGCTCAACGCGCTGATCGTGGTCGGCAAGAAGATCGGGGACATCCGCGTGGCCACCACCGGCGCCGGCGCGGCGGGCATCTCCTGCCTGGACATGCTGGTGGCGCTGGGCGTGAAGCCCGAGCACATCCTGGCGTTCGACCGCCACGGCGTGATCCACACCGAACGCACCGACCTGGACCCCGACAAGCAGCGCTACGCGCGCGACACCAAGGCACGCACGCTGGCCGAGATCGTCGAGGGCGCGGACGTGTTCCTCGGCCTGTCCGCCGGCGGCATCCTGAAGCCGGAGATGGTCGCCACCATGGCCGCGCGGCCGATCATCTTCGCGCTGGCCAACCCGAACCCGGAGATCACCCCGGAAGAGGCCAAGGCGGTGCGGCCGGACTGCATCATGGCCACCGGCCGTTCGGACTACCCGAACCAGGTCAACAACGCGCTGTGCTTCCCCTACCTGTTCCGCGGCGCGCTGGACGTGGGCGCCACGGTGATCAACGAGCCGATGAAGATCGCCTGCGTCAAGGCGATCGCCGCGCTGGCGCGGCGCGAGTCGTCCGATGTCAGCGCGCGCGCCTATGGCGGCAAGCCGCCCAGCTTCGGCGCGGACTACCTGATCCCGCAACCGTTCGACCCGCGCCTGCTGATCCAGCTGCCGCCGGCGGTGGCACGGGCGGCGATGGAGTCGGGCGTGGCGACGCGGCCGATCGCGGATTTCGCCGCGTACAACGACCAGCTGACCAGCTTCGTGTTCCGCACCGGGCTGCTGATGAAGCCGGTGTTCGAGCGTGCCAAGTCCGCACCGTGCCGGCTGGTCTACGCCGAGGGCGAGGAAGAGACCGTGCTGCGCGCGGTGCAGGTGGTGGTCGACGAAGGCCTGGTGCGGCCCATCCTGATCGGCCGTCCGGAGGTGATCGAGAAGCGCATCAAGCGCGCTGGCCTGCGCATCCGTCCGGGCGTGGACATCGAGATCTGCAACATCAACTCCGACCCGCGCTTCGACGACTACTGGCGGCACTACCACCGCCTGATGGAGCGCCGCGGGGTGACCCCGTCGATGGCCAAGGCGGTGGTGCGTTCGCGGCCGACCGCGATCGCCGCGCTGATGGTCGAGCGCGGCGAGGCGGACGCGATGATCTGCGGCCTGGTCGGGCAGTACCAGGGCAAGCTGCGCTACATCCGCGACATCATCGGGCTGGATGCCGGCGTGGTCGAACCGTCGGCGATGGCCGCGGTGTCCACCGACAAGGGCACCTTCTTCTACCTCGACACCCACGTGCAGGACGATCCCTGCCCGGAACAGATCGCCGAGGCGACCCTGCAGGCGGCGATCCGGCTGAAGCTGTTCGGCATCGTGCCGAAGATCGCGCTGCTGTCCGGCGGCAACTTCGGCAGCCGCGACACCTGCGGTGCCAAGAAGATGCGCAAGGCGCTGGAACTGATTCGCGCCCGCGCGCCGCGGCTGGAGGTAGAGGGCGAGATGCAGGCCGACGTGGCGCTGGTGCCTACGCTGCGCGAGAAGCTGTTCCCCAACTCGCGGCTGGAGGGCAAGGCGAACGTGTTCGTGTTCCCCAACCTGGACGCGGCCAACATCGCTTACAACATGACCCGCATGCTCTCCGACGGCGTGGTGATCGGGCCGATCCTGATGGGCGTGGCCAAGCCGGCGCACATCCTGATGCCGCAGTCGACCGTGCGCCGGGTGGTGAACATGAGCGCGGTGGCCTGCGTCGAGGCGCAGATCCGCGCGCAGAACCGCCAGTCCGGCTGAGCGTTCCGGCCACCCGCGCCGGGCTGGCCGATCCGGCGCCGGCAACCCGCTTGCCGTGCGCCGCCGCATGGAGCCTGCATTGGCGGCCCTCCGGGCCAGCGGCTAGACTTGGACAATGATCCCGCCGTCATCCCCCGGCGACGGGGTATCCCCCTCAAAGCATGGGCGCTGCAACGGCGCTGCGGAGAATCTTCATGGATCAGCTCGACGACATCCTCAACCAGGACATCGACCCTACTGAAACCCGGGAGTGGATCGACTCGCTCGACGCGGTGATCCATCACGACGGCACCGAGCGCGCGCATTTCCTGCTGGAGCAGATGGTCGACACCACCCGTCGCTCGGGTGGCCACCTGCCGTTCGACCCCACCACCGCCTACGTCAACACCATCGCGCCGGCGAACGAGGCGAAGAGCCCGGGCGACGCGGCGATGGAGTGGCGCATCCGCTCGCTGATCCGCTGGAACGCGATGGCGATGGTGGTGCGCACCAACCGCAAGCCGGGTTCGCTGGGCGGCCACATCGCCAGCTTCGCCTCCAGCGCCACGCTCTACGACGTGGGCTTCAACCACTTCTGGCGCGCGCCCAGCGCGGAGCATCCCGGCGACCTGATCGGCTACCAGGGCCACATCAGCCCCGGCATCTACGCGCGCTCCTTCATCGAGGGCCGCATCAGCGAAGACCGGCTCGACCTGTTCCGCGCCGACGTGATCGGCGGCGAGCGCTCGCTCACCTCCTACCCGCACCCGTGGCTGATGCCCGACTACTGGCAGATGCCCACGGTGTCGATGGGCCTGGGCCCGATCCAGGCGATCTACCAGGCGCAGTTCTTCCGCTACCTGGAAAACCGCGGCCTGATTCCCAAGTCCGACCGCAAGGTGTGGTGCTTCCTCGGCGACGGCGAGGTGGACGAGCCCGAGTCGCTGGGCGCCATCGCGCTGGCCGGCCGCGAGGGGCTGGACAACCTGATCTTCGTGATCAACTGCAACCTGCAGCGCCTGGACGGCCCGGTGCGCGGCAACGGCAAGATCATCCAGGAACTCGAAGGCGTGTTCCGCGGCGCCGGCTGGAACGCGATCAAGGTGATCTGGGGCAGCTACTGGGATCCGCTGCTGGCGCGCGACAAGGACGGCATCCTGCGCAAGCTGATGATGGAAACCGTCGATGGCGAGTACCAGGCGTGCAAGGCGTTCGGCGGCGCGTACACGCGCGAGCACTTCTTCGGCAAGTACCCGCAGACGCGCGAGATGGTCGCCAACCTCAGCGACGACGACATCTGGCGCCTCAACCGCGGCGGTCACGACCCGCACAAGGTCTACGCGGCCTACCACGCCGCGGTGAACACCAAGGGCATGCCCACGGTGATCCTGGCCAAGACGGTGAAGGGTTACGGCATGGGCATCGGTTCGGGCGAGGCGGAGAACCCCACCCACCAGCAGAAGAAGATGACCGGCGATGCGGTGCGCCATTTCCGCGACCGCTTCCAGATCCCGATCAGCGACGACAAGCTCGACAGCGTGCCCTACTACCACCCCGGTGCGAACTCGCCCGAGGTGGAATACATGCAGGAGCGCCGCCGCGCGCTGGGCGGCTTCCTGCCGCAGCGTCGCCGCCGCACCGACGTGCCGTGCAAGGCGCCGGAACTGTCCGCCTTCGCGCAGATCACCGCCGGCACCGGCGAGCGCGAGATCTCCAACACCATGGCGCTGGTGCGCGGCATGAACCTCTTGCTGCGCGACAAGCAGCTCGGCCCGCGCGTGGTGCCGATCGTGGCCGACGAGGCGCGCACCTTCGGCATGGAAGGCATGTTCCGCCAGATCGGCATCTACGCGCCGTTCGGCCAGAAGTACCGTCCGCAGGACGCCGACCAACTGCTGTACTACCGCGAGGCGCAGGACGGTCAGGTGCTGCAGGAAGGCATCTCCGAGGCCGGCGGCGTGTCGGCGTGGATCGCCGCGGCCACCAGCTACTCGGTGTCCAACCAGCCGATGCTGCCGTTCTTCATCTACTACTCGTTCTTCGGCTTCCGCCGCGTGGGCGACCTGATCTGGGCCGCCGGCGACCAGCGCGCGCGCGGCTTCCTGATCGGCGCCACCGCCGGCGCCAGCTTCCCCGGCGAGGGCCTGCAGCACTCCGACTGCGCCTCGCAGCTGATGGCCGGCACCGTGCCCAACTGCCGCGCCTACGACCCCACCTTCTCCTACGAGGTGGCGGTGCTGCTGCATCGTGGCGTGCAGGAGATGTACGAGGAGCAGCAGGACGTCTTCTACTACATCACCACCACCAACGAGAACTACACCCACCCGGACATGCCCGAGGGCTGCTACGACGGCATCGTCAAGGGCATGTACCTGTTCCGCGATTCGGGAGCCGGCGCCGCCAAGGGCAAGGGCAAGAACGGCGCGCCGCGCGTGCAGCTGATGGCCGCGGGCGGTTCCGTGCTCGAGGCGGTCGCGGCCGCCGAGCTGCTGGATGCCGACTTCGGCGTGAAGGCCGACGTGTGGTCCTGCCCCAGCTTCAGCGAACTGTCGCGCGACGGCTTCGACTGCGAACGCTGGAACCGCCTGCACCCGGAAGCCAAGGCACCGCGCGTGCCGCACGTGGCGCAGTGCCTGGCCGACCATGACGGCCCGGTGATCGCCGCCAGCGAGTACGTGCGCGGCGTGGTGGACCAGGTGCGCGCCTTCGTACCCGACGGGCGCTCCTTCACCGCGCTGGGCGCCGACGGCTACGGCCGCTCGGATACCCGCGAGCACCTGCGCGAGTTCTTCGAGATCAGCCGCTACTGGATTGCCCATGCCGCGCTGGCTGCGCTGGCGAAGGAAGGCAAGGTCAACGCCAAGGATGTGGCGCGCGCGATCCGCGAGTACAAGCTCGACCCGGACAAGCCGAACCCGCTGACGGTGTGAACGATCGGGCGCCCGGCGTCGACGACAGGGAAAGCCGCCGCGAGGCGGCTTTCCTTTGCGGCTATTCCGACAGCGCGTGCTGGATTGCTTCCAGCCCGTGGCCGCGCGTCTCGATGCCGCTGCGCGCCAGCAGCCAGGCGGCGGCGATCATCGGCAGCGCGATCAGCAGCGCGGACAGCATGAAGTGTTCGAACAGGCCGGCCACGCCGATCAGCGCGCCGAGGATGCCACCGAACTTCGAGCCCCCGGCGATCAGCCCCGCGCCGGTGCTGCGCAGGTGCACCGGGTAGATCTCCGCCGCGTACGGGATCAACGTGGCGATCACCCCGCTGATGCTCAGCAGCAGGGCCACCGTGCCGGCGATGGTCAGTGTCGTCGAGCGCAGGTTGGCCAGCGCGATCGCGAAGAAGAACAGCAGCGATAGCGCGGTCAGTCCGATGAACAGCACCAGGGTGCGGATGCTGCTCCAGCGCTGGTAGAACCACACCACCAGGACGATGCCGGGCAGCGCCAGGATCG is a genomic window of Rhodanobacter thiooxydans containing:
- the aceE gene encoding pyruvate dehydrogenase (acetyl-transferring), homodimeric type, with the protein product MDQLDDILNQDIDPTETREWIDSLDAVIHHDGTERAHFLLEQMVDTTRRSGGHLPFDPTTAYVNTIAPANEAKSPGDAAMEWRIRSLIRWNAMAMVVRTNRKPGSLGGHIASFASSATLYDVGFNHFWRAPSAEHPGDLIGYQGHISPGIYARSFIEGRISEDRLDLFRADVIGGERSLTSYPHPWLMPDYWQMPTVSMGLGPIQAIYQAQFFRYLENRGLIPKSDRKVWCFLGDGEVDEPESLGAIALAGREGLDNLIFVINCNLQRLDGPVRGNGKIIQELEGVFRGAGWNAIKVIWGSYWDPLLARDKDGILRKLMMETVDGEYQACKAFGGAYTREHFFGKYPQTREMVANLSDDDIWRLNRGGHDPHKVYAAYHAAVNTKGMPTVILAKTVKGYGMGIGSGEAENPTHQQKKMTGDAVRHFRDRFQIPISDDKLDSVPYYHPGANSPEVEYMQERRRALGGFLPQRRRRTDVPCKAPELSAFAQITAGTGEREISNTMALVRGMNLLLRDKQLGPRVVPIVADEARTFGMEGMFRQIGIYAPFGQKYRPQDADQLLYYREAQDGQVLQEGISEAGGVSAWIAAATSYSVSNQPMLPFFIYYSFFGFRRVGDLIWAAGDQRARGFLIGATAGASFPGEGLQHSDCASQLMAGTVPNCRAYDPTFSYEVAVLLHRGVQEMYEEQQDVFYYITTTNENYTHPDMPEGCYDGIVKGMYLFRDSGAGAAKGKGKNGAPRVQLMAAGGSVLEAVAAAELLDADFGVKADVWSCPSFSELSRDGFDCERWNRLHPEAKAPRVPHVAQCLADHDGPVIAASEYVRGVVDQVRAFVPDGRSFTALGADGYGRSDTREHLREFFEISRYWIAHAALAALAKEGKVNAKDVARAIREYKLDPDKPNPLTV
- a CDS encoding NADP-dependent malic enzyme; this translates as MSLPEELRLAALEYHRLPRPGKIKVTPTTSLLTQRDLSLAYSPGVAAACDAIVEDPTTAAEYTARSNLVAVITNGTAVLGLGNIGPLAAKPVMEGKGVLFQKFAGIDVFDIEIAENDPDKLVDIIASLEPTFGGINLEDIKAPECFIVERKLRERMKIPVFHDDQHGTSIIVGAALLNALIVVGKKIGDIRVATTGAGAAGISCLDMLVALGVKPEHILAFDRHGVIHTERTDLDPDKQRYARDTKARTLAEIVEGADVFLGLSAGGILKPEMVATMAARPIIFALANPNPEITPEEAKAVRPDCIMATGRSDYPNQVNNALCFPYLFRGALDVGATVINEPMKIACVKAIAALARRESSDVSARAYGGKPPSFGADYLIPQPFDPRLLIQLPPAVARAAMESGVATRPIADFAAYNDQLTSFVFRTGLLMKPVFERAKSAPCRLVYAEGEEETVLRAVQVVVDEGLVRPILIGRPEVIEKRIKRAGLRIRPGVDIEICNINSDPRFDDYWRHYHRLMERRGVTPSMAKAVVRSRPTAIAALMVERGEADAMICGLVGQYQGKLRYIRDIIGLDAGVVEPSAMAAVSTDKGTFFYLDTHVQDDPCPEQIAEATLQAAIRLKLFGIVPKIALLSGGNFGSRDTCGAKKMRKALELIRARAPRLEVEGEMQADVALVPTLREKLFPNSRLEGKANVFVFPNLDAANIAYNMTRMLSDGVVIGPILMGVAKPAHILMPQSTVRRVVNMSAVACVEAQIRAQNRQSG
- a CDS encoding flavohemoglobin expression-modulating QEGLA motif protein, coding for MNVPDGSIAPELRHYAALDQRLLAAVRGIRILPTVAWPASLESRMIEAYDKGRFALPEVSYTRPDLSAARAELAAIEAAVGEGAQVDPLGDYLRRTAESWRIAAEMLESVGSAGVTAPSIALYGRPDDTIPGSQRSNLDAARYFVELSDELGADLLADDSCVDVPADVLRGDLAATLDDFFGAGTINVEVDPELTAKAAAGATRIRLRGGASFSEYDRHQLLAHEAFVHSLTALNGRRQPLLASLARTSPRVTATQEGLAVFAELMSGAIDITRLKRISLRILAIDMALGGADFVEVFKYFSACGQSTADSFHSAQRVFRGVPLGGGAAFAKDNVYLSGLLTVHTFFRWALKKRRMDLLRHLFAGKLTLHDVIALQPHFASGAILPPHWLPPWMQHVHGLAGKLAFSVFINGIHMNRVQGDELLASV